From Bufo gargarizans isolate SCDJY-AF-19 unplaced genomic scaffold, ASM1485885v1 fragScaff_scaffold_695_pilon, whole genome shotgun sequence, one genomic window encodes:
- the LOC122922769 gene encoding F-box/LRR-repeat protein 21-like isoform X1, whose protein sequence is MAAATSVHSSSTSYNLEAFFRMKRGRLTVTIDSQVVEGPKRIKKQKKYTLSPKLQKSQMQSCMLDWGSLPHHVVLHIFQYLPLVDRARASSVCRRWNEVFHIPELWRKFEFELNQPATSYLKSTHPDLIQQIIKKHANHLQYVSFKVDSCTESAEAACDILSQLVNCSIKTLGLISTAKPSFMNVSKSHFVSALTVVFVNSKSLSSIKIDDTPVDDPSLKVLVANNSDTLKLLKMSSCPHVSPAGILCVADQCHGLRELALNYHLLSDELLLALSTEKHVRLEHLRIDVVSENPGQTQFHTIKKQSWDALIKHSPKVNIVMYFFLYEEEFDAFFREETPVTHLYFGRAVSKAMLGRIGMNCPRLIELVVCANGLQPLDDELIRIADRCKNLTAIGLGECEVSCSAFVEFVKMCGRRLTQLSIMEEVLIPDNKYSLEQIHFEVSKHLGRMWFPDMMPTW, encoded by the exons ATGGCAGCGGCTACCTCAGTTCATTCATCAAGTACAAGCTATAACTTGGAAGCATTTTTTAG AATGAAGCGAGGTAGACTGACTGTTACTATTGACAGCCAAGTTGTTGAAGGACCAAAaagaataaagaaacaaaaaaagtatacTCTGTCGCCTAAACTTCAGAAATCTCAAATGCAGTCCTGCATGCTGGACTGGGGAAGTCTGCCGCACCATGTAGTCTTGCATATATTTCAGTACCTCCCACTGGTTGACAGGGCCCGTGCATCCTCTGTTTGTCGTCGGTGGAATGAAGTTTTCCATATCCCTGAGCTATGGAGAAAATTTGAATTTGAACTAAACCAGCCGGCTACGTCATACTTGAAGTCTACTCACCCTGATCTTATCCAGCAAATCATTAAAAAACATGCGAACCATCTTCAGTATGTCAGTTTCAAG GTTGATAGCTGCACAGAATCAGCAGAAGCCGCTTGTGACATTCTCTCTCAGCTCGTGAACTGTTCCATTAAAACTCTTGGGTTAATATCCACAGCAAAGCCCAGTTTCATGAATGTTTCCAAG TCTCACTTCGTATCTGCACTCACTGTAGTCTTTGTCAACTCAAAGTCGTTGTCTTCAATAAAGATTGATGATACTCCTGTGGATGACCCTTCGTTGAAAGTTTTAGTTGCAAACAACAGTGACACCTTGAAGTTATTGAAAATGAGCAGCTGTCCTCATGTATCACCTGCTG GAATATTGTGTGTGGCTGATCAGTGTCACGGACTTCGAGAACTTGCTCTGAATTACCATCTTTTGAGCGATGAATTACTCTTGGCCCTTTCCACTGAAAAACATGTTCGCCTTGAACATCTTCGCATTGATGTAGTCAGTGAAAATCCAGGACAAACACAATTTCACACCATAAAGAAACAAAGCTGGGATGCCCTTATCAAGCATTCTCCAAAAGTCAATATCGTCATGTACTTTTTCCTGTATGAAGAGGAATTTGATGCGTTTTTCCGAGAGGAGACGCCCGTTACTCATCTGTACTTTGGCAGGGCCGTGAGCAAGGCAATGCTAGGTCGTATAGGCATGAACTGTCCTCGATTGATTGAGCTGGTGGTTTGTGCAAATGGACTTCAGCCTTTGGATGATGAGCTCATTCGAATAGCTGACCGTTGCAAGAACTTGACTGCCATTGGCCTTGGAGAGTGTGAAGTGTCTTGCAGTGCATTTGTTGAATTTGTAAAGATGTGTGGAAGGAGACTGACACAGCTGTCTATTATGGAGGAAGTACTTATCCCAGACAACAAGTACAGCCTGGAGCAAATTCATTTTGAAGTTTCAAAGCACCTAGGAAGAATGTGGTTTCCAGATATGATGCCAACTTGGTAG
- the LOC122922769 gene encoding F-box/LRR-repeat protein 21-like isoform X2 translates to MKRGRLTVTIDSQVVEGPKRIKKQKKYTLSPKLQKSQMQSCMLDWGSLPHHVVLHIFQYLPLVDRARASSVCRRWNEVFHIPELWRKFEFELNQPATSYLKSTHPDLIQQIIKKHANHLQYVSFKVDSCTESAEAACDILSQLVNCSIKTLGLISTAKPSFMNVSKSHFVSALTVVFVNSKSLSSIKIDDTPVDDPSLKVLVANNSDTLKLLKMSSCPHVSPAGILCVADQCHGLRELALNYHLLSDELLLALSTEKHVRLEHLRIDVVSENPGQTQFHTIKKQSWDALIKHSPKVNIVMYFFLYEEEFDAFFREETPVTHLYFGRAVSKAMLGRIGMNCPRLIELVVCANGLQPLDDELIRIADRCKNLTAIGLGECEVSCSAFVEFVKMCGRRLTQLSIMEEVLIPDNKYSLEQIHFEVSKHLGRMWFPDMMPTW, encoded by the exons ATGAAGCGAGGTAGACTGACTGTTACTATTGACAGCCAAGTTGTTGAAGGACCAAAaagaataaagaaacaaaaaaagtatacTCTGTCGCCTAAACTTCAGAAATCTCAAATGCAGTCCTGCATGCTGGACTGGGGAAGTCTGCCGCACCATGTAGTCTTGCATATATTTCAGTACCTCCCACTGGTTGACAGGGCCCGTGCATCCTCTGTTTGTCGTCGGTGGAATGAAGTTTTCCATATCCCTGAGCTATGGAGAAAATTTGAATTTGAACTAAACCAGCCGGCTACGTCATACTTGAAGTCTACTCACCCTGATCTTATCCAGCAAATCATTAAAAAACATGCGAACCATCTTCAGTATGTCAGTTTCAAG GTTGATAGCTGCACAGAATCAGCAGAAGCCGCTTGTGACATTCTCTCTCAGCTCGTGAACTGTTCCATTAAAACTCTTGGGTTAATATCCACAGCAAAGCCCAGTTTCATGAATGTTTCCAAG TCTCACTTCGTATCTGCACTCACTGTAGTCTTTGTCAACTCAAAGTCGTTGTCTTCAATAAAGATTGATGATACTCCTGTGGATGACCCTTCGTTGAAAGTTTTAGTTGCAAACAACAGTGACACCTTGAAGTTATTGAAAATGAGCAGCTGTCCTCATGTATCACCTGCTG GAATATTGTGTGTGGCTGATCAGTGTCACGGACTTCGAGAACTTGCTCTGAATTACCATCTTTTGAGCGATGAATTACTCTTGGCCCTTTCCACTGAAAAACATGTTCGCCTTGAACATCTTCGCATTGATGTAGTCAGTGAAAATCCAGGACAAACACAATTTCACACCATAAAGAAACAAAGCTGGGATGCCCTTATCAAGCATTCTCCAAAAGTCAATATCGTCATGTACTTTTTCCTGTATGAAGAGGAATTTGATGCGTTTTTCCGAGAGGAGACGCCCGTTACTCATCTGTACTTTGGCAGGGCCGTGAGCAAGGCAATGCTAGGTCGTATAGGCATGAACTGTCCTCGATTGATTGAGCTGGTGGTTTGTGCAAATGGACTTCAGCCTTTGGATGATGAGCTCATTCGAATAGCTGACCGTTGCAAGAACTTGACTGCCATTGGCCTTGGAGAGTGTGAAGTGTCTTGCAGTGCATTTGTTGAATTTGTAAAGATGTGTGGAAGGAGACTGACACAGCTGTCTATTATGGAGGAAGTACTTATCCCAGACAACAAGTACAGCCTGGAGCAAATTCATTTTGAAGTTTCAAAGCACCTAGGAAGAATGTGGTTTCCAGATATGATGCCAACTTGGTAG